The following are from one region of the Pectobacterium actinidiae genome:
- a CDS encoding M20 family metallopeptidase has protein sequence MSELTPHHRGIIRSHVEQAAQRYLQVSHQIHARPELGNQEYFAAETLTELLRDAGFTVTRDIAGHETGFVARKGQANSGPRIGYLAEYDALPGLGHACGHNLIGTSSVAAAIALSQVVDQTGGEVWVFGTPAEEGGANGSAKGSFADAGVFDGTDAALMFHGWKDTHLTSASLAVDPLDFHFTGRAAHASASPEEGINALDAVIQLFTGINALRQQLPGDARIHGIITHGGDAPNIIPEYAAARFFIRASTWKRAQAVSEKVRAIAEGAALATGATVKIARFQNPIKDLIINRPLDAIVGEELTALGETLSQELRVAMGSTDAGNASHVIPVSHCYIKIGPDDLVAHTPAFREAAVSPQGDRALLVAAQALALSGYRLLTEPSLLESVKADFLRTHSPA, from the coding sequence ATCAGGAGTATTTTGCCGCTGAAACCCTGACCGAGCTGCTGCGTGACGCTGGTTTTACCGTAACGCGGGATATCGCTGGGCATGAAACAGGCTTCGTCGCGCGCAAAGGGCAGGCAAACAGCGGGCCACGGATTGGCTATCTGGCCGAATATGATGCGCTACCGGGGTTGGGGCATGCCTGCGGCCATAACCTGATCGGTACCAGCAGTGTGGCGGCGGCCATTGCGTTGTCCCAGGTTGTGGATCAAACCGGCGGAGAGGTATGGGTATTTGGCACACCGGCAGAAGAGGGCGGTGCCAACGGCAGCGCCAAAGGAAGCTTTGCGGATGCTGGCGTGTTTGATGGCACTGACGCTGCGTTAATGTTCCACGGCTGGAAAGATACGCATCTGACTTCCGCCAGTCTGGCGGTTGATCCGCTGGATTTTCACTTTACTGGTCGTGCAGCGCATGCCTCGGCCTCGCCGGAAGAGGGAATTAACGCGCTGGATGCGGTCATCCAGCTCTTTACCGGCATTAACGCTCTGCGTCAGCAGCTGCCGGGCGACGCGCGCATTCATGGCATTATCACTCATGGTGGCGATGCGCCGAATATTATTCCTGAGTATGCCGCCGCCCGGTTTTTTATCCGGGCATCAACCTGGAAGAGGGCGCAGGCCGTCTCTGAAAAAGTAAGAGCAATCGCGGAGGGTGCCGCGCTTGCCACGGGCGCGACGGTGAAAATAGCGCGTTTCCAGAACCCCATTAAGGATCTGATCATTAACCGTCCGCTGGATGCCATCGTGGGCGAAGAACTTACCGCACTCGGCGAGACGCTGTCGCAAGAATTACGCGTTGCAATGGGCTCTACGGATGCTGGTAACGCCAGTCACGTTATCCCCGTCAGCCACTGCTATATCAAGATTGGACCCGACGATCTTGTCGCCCATACGCCCGCGTTTCGTGAAGCTGCCGTTTCCCCACAGGGGGATCGTGCGTTGCTGGTGGCAGCCCAGGCGCTGGCGCTCTCGGGCTACCGTCTATTGACAGAACCTTCTCTGCTGGAAAGCGTGAAAGCCGATTTTCTCCGTACCCATTCCCCTGCCTGA